The following coding sequences are from one Streptomyces sp. NBC_01294 window:
- a CDS encoding VOC family protein: MLEFPEGAPCWVDAMFTDVEGAKTFYGDVLGWTFGEAGTEYGNYTQAYSDGKAVAAVVPPMPGVDAPSQWCLYFASPDAAATAGKVTASGGEVLMGPMRVGAFGTMLIAKEPSGAVFGVWQPGEHKGFEKMGEPGSYAWAEVFTREPDKPDAFLPQVFPYNAQQMDAGDDPAAAGMDFKVFSVNGPENPVLGRMKMDDDFPPEVPPYIQIYFGVPDCDEAVAKTKKHGGKLHFGPMDSPFGRFAAVTDPQGAAFAVIDMSTTVGEMPSFG; the protein is encoded by the coding sequence ATGCTTGAGTTTCCCGAAGGCGCACCGTGCTGGGTGGACGCGATGTTCACGGACGTGGAGGGCGCCAAGACCTTCTACGGCGACGTACTGGGCTGGACCTTCGGCGAGGCCGGCACCGAGTACGGCAACTACACGCAGGCCTACTCCGACGGGAAGGCCGTCGCGGCCGTCGTCCCGCCGATGCCGGGGGTCGACGCCCCCTCGCAGTGGTGTCTGTACTTCGCCTCGCCCGACGCGGCGGCGACGGCCGGGAAGGTCACCGCGTCCGGCGGCGAGGTCCTGATGGGTCCGATGCGGGTGGGCGCCTTCGGCACGATGCTCATCGCGAAGGAGCCGAGCGGCGCGGTCTTCGGCGTCTGGCAGCCGGGCGAGCACAAGGGCTTCGAGAAGATGGGCGAGCCGGGCTCCTACGCCTGGGCGGAGGTCTTCACCCGGGAGCCGGACAAGCCGGACGCGTTCCTTCCGCAGGTCTTCCCGTACAACGCCCAGCAGATGGACGCGGGCGACGACCCCGCGGCGGCGGGCATGGACTTCAAGGTCTTCAGCGTCAACGGTCCCGAGAACCCGGTGCTGGGCCGGATGAAGATGGACGACGACTTCCCGCCGGAGGTGCCGCCGTACATCCAGATCTACTTCGGCGTCCCGGACTGCGACGAGGCGGTCGCGAAGACGAAGAAGCACGGCGGGAAGCTGCACTTCGGGCCGATGGACAGCCCGTTCGGCCGCTTCGCGGCGGTGACGGACCCGCAGGGCGCGGCCTTCGCGGTGATCGACATGTCGACGACGGTCGGGGAGATGCCGAGCTTCGGCTGA
- a CDS encoding serine hydrolase domain-containing protein, which produces MTTSTQTALSEFVGATAEEFGVPGVAVAVWVDGREVYACHGVTSVENPLPVDRDTLFQVGSVTKTHTATALMRLVEEGRVELDAPVRRYVPELGLADERAAAEITVLNLLNHTAGLAWNLIVDTGEGDDALARFVAMLPGLEQIAPPGTRASYSQGAFNLAGRILENVTGLTYEQAVASLVFEPVGLEHSFFAPSDVMTRRFCASHNPGEDGAPAVARPWTLRRYNNPGGGLASSVADLLCWARFHLGDGRAESGERVLSAEALHRMKEPTAELRGSTLGDAFGISWFLRDVDGVRTVGHGGSGNGQFAELLTVPERDFAVVALSNAGPDAGLHFNRAVVRWALETFLGVADRDPEPLPYDHERALEVVGSYDIDAMTLTIATDGAELTIGAAIKPEIRAASDTELPPDYEPAAMGLLPGDDDGYIVTAGGLKGQRGFFSRDEKGVIVGADLAGRLFGRVRAASV; this is translated from the coding sequence GTGACCACGAGTACGCAGACCGCCCTGTCCGAGTTCGTCGGAGCGACGGCCGAGGAGTTCGGCGTCCCCGGCGTCGCCGTCGCCGTGTGGGTGGACGGGCGCGAGGTCTACGCCTGCCACGGCGTGACGAGCGTCGAGAACCCGCTGCCCGTCGACCGGGACACGCTGTTCCAGGTGGGCTCGGTCACCAAGACCCACACGGCGACCGCGCTGATGCGCCTGGTCGAGGAGGGACGGGTGGAGCTGGACGCGCCGGTGCGCCGGTACGTTCCCGAGCTCGGTCTCGCCGACGAGCGGGCCGCGGCGGAAATCACCGTGCTGAACCTGCTCAACCACACCGCGGGCCTCGCCTGGAACCTCATCGTCGACACCGGCGAGGGCGACGACGCGCTGGCCCGCTTCGTGGCGATGCTGCCCGGGCTGGAGCAGATCGCGCCGCCCGGCACCCGGGCCTCGTACAGCCAGGGCGCGTTCAACCTGGCCGGGCGGATCCTGGAGAACGTCACCGGCCTCACCTACGAGCAGGCCGTGGCCTCGCTGGTGTTCGAGCCCGTGGGCCTGGAGCACAGCTTCTTCGCGCCCTCGGACGTCATGACCCGGCGGTTCTGCGCGAGCCACAACCCCGGCGAGGACGGCGCACCGGCCGTGGCCCGGCCGTGGACCCTGCGGCGTTACAACAACCCCGGCGGCGGCCTCGCCTCCTCGGTGGCGGACCTGCTCTGCTGGGCCCGCTTCCACCTGGGCGACGGCCGCGCGGAGAGCGGTGAGCGGGTGCTGTCCGCCGAGGCCCTGCACCGGATGAAGGAGCCGACGGCCGAGCTGCGCGGCAGCACGCTCGGCGACGCCTTCGGCATCAGCTGGTTCCTGCGCGACGTGGACGGCGTGCGCACCGTCGGGCACGGCGGTTCGGGGAACGGCCAGTTCGCCGAGCTGCTGACCGTGCCGGAACGCGACTTCGCCGTCGTCGCGCTGTCCAACGCGGGCCCGGACGCCGGCCTCCACTTCAACCGGGCCGTCGTCCGCTGGGCGCTGGAGACCTTCCTCGGCGTGGCGGACCGCGACCCCGAGCCGCTCCCCTACGACCACGAGCGGGCCCTGGAGGTCGTCGGGAGCTACGACATCGACGCCATGACGCTCACCATCGCCACCGACGGCGCGGAGCTGACGATCGGGGCCGCCATCAAGCCGGAGATCCGTGCGGCGTCGGACACCGAGCTGCCCCCGGACTACGAGCCGGCCGCCATGGGCCTGCTGCCCGGCGACGACGACGGCTACATCGTCACCGCCGGTGGCCTGAAGGGGCAGCGCGGCTTCTTCTCCCGCGACGAGAAAGGGGTGATCGTCGGCGCCGACCTCGCCGGGCGGCTGTTCGGCCGGGTGCGGGCCGCCTCCGTGTGA
- a CDS encoding ATP-grasp domain-containing protein, which produces MTDEVFLIPARPTATAGLLAGAAARRGMAVRALGPGFAALAGRAVHWCGGPHAGARVAGVLGLGLLEPPDDWLARLPERFTGRRIELTTLGRARALTGSGRAAFVKPPREKSFPPAVYGDGAPLPRSLPAATPVLVSEVVDFAAEYRLFLIDGEIAAASRYAVHGRLDPAPLDADPRGADVRGFAAGLLAETAPSLPSAVTVDVGLVGGTGRFAVVEANMPWFSNSYAARPDAVLDVVLRAAGPRDRVRAADLPFVTS; this is translated from the coding sequence ATGACCGACGAGGTGTTCCTGATACCGGCCCGGCCGACCGCCACCGCCGGGCTGCTCGCCGGGGCCGCCGCGCGGCGGGGGATGGCGGTGCGGGCACTCGGCCCCGGTTTCGCCGCGCTGGCCGGGCGGGCCGTGCACTGGTGCGGCGGTCCGCACGCCGGCGCGCGGGTGGCCGGGGTGCTGGGGCTCGGGCTGCTGGAGCCGCCGGACGACTGGCTCGCGCGGCTTCCGGAGCGGTTCACGGGCCGCCGGATCGAGCTGACCACCCTGGGGCGGGCGCGGGCCCTGACCGGCTCGGGGCGGGCCGCCTTCGTGAAGCCGCCGCGCGAGAAGTCCTTCCCGCCGGCGGTGTACGGGGACGGCGCGCCGCTGCCGCGGTCCCTGCCCGCCGCCACCCCCGTCCTGGTCTCGGAGGTGGTGGACTTCGCCGCCGAGTACCGGCTCTTCCTGATCGACGGGGAGATCGCCGCCGCGAGCCGGTACGCCGTCCACGGGCGCCTGGACCCCGCCCCCCTCGACGCGGATCCGCGCGGGGCGGACGTACGCGGGTTCGCGGCCGGGCTCCTGGCCGAGACGGCCCCGTCCCTGCCCAGCGCCGTCACCGTCGACGTCGGCCTCGTCGGCGGGACCGGCCGGTTCGCGGTGGTCGAGGCCAACATGCCGTGGTTCTCGAACAGTTACGCCGCCCGGCCGGACGCGGTCCTGGACGTGGTGCTGCGCGCCGCCGGGCCCCGCGACCGCGTCCGCGCCGCCGACCTGCCGTTCGTGACCTCGTAG
- a CDS encoding PIN domain nuclease yields the protein MNAALYLIDTSALARFMRGDAEQYGWDQAAAAGLIATCPITELEFFHSARSAADRARGIEDVRLIFGWVPVDDRAYDRAWQVQEALTKQGKHRSAGAVDLVVAATAELQGLTLLHCDHDFECIAAVTGQPLQWYGPEGRK from the coding sequence GTGAACGCCGCTCTCTACCTGATCGACACCAGCGCCCTCGCCCGCTTCATGCGGGGCGACGCGGAGCAGTACGGCTGGGACCAGGCGGCGGCCGCCGGCCTGATCGCCACGTGCCCCATCACGGAGCTGGAGTTCTTCCACAGCGCCCGATCGGCCGCCGACCGGGCACGTGGCATCGAGGACGTCCGGCTGATCTTCGGCTGGGTCCCGGTCGACGACCGCGCCTACGACCGGGCCTGGCAGGTCCAGGAGGCCCTCACCAAGCAAGGCAAGCACCGCAGCGCCGGTGCGGTGGATCTCGTTGTCGCCGCGACTGCCGAGTTGCAGGGGCTCACCCTCCTGCACTGTGACCACGACTTCGAGTGCATCGCCGCAGTAACCGGCCAACCCCTCCAGTGGTACGGCCCCGAGGGGCGTAAGTAG
- a CDS encoding type II toxin-antitoxin system VapB family antitoxin, with amino-acid sequence MSRTVIDLDDELLADVAKALGTSTKKETVNTALREVLENRRRALALTRLRAAADEGAFDLTLFEDKRNYRR; translated from the coding sequence ATGAGTCGGACGGTGATCGACCTCGATGACGAGCTGCTCGCAGACGTAGCCAAGGCCCTGGGGACCAGCACCAAGAAGGAGACGGTCAACACGGCCCTGCGCGAGGTACTGGAGAACAGGCGGCGCGCGCTGGCTTTGACCCGCCTGCGCGCAGCGGCCGACGAAGGCGCGTTCGATCTGACACTCTTCGAGGACAAGCGGAACTACCGACGGTGA
- a CDS encoding PIN domain-containing protein produces MVAEITTRPKPAPAVIAWARSVPSPALWLSVITVAEIGAGIEGTPDPVRRIAFERALTDIRQQYRDRIAAAGEREALAYLALHRRLKSAGTSLDPPDALIAATALANGWTLVRNAEGPGRFPGRGLQVPGEALAEDTRFELVRGCPQHAFQVCWRWSGLHPRSFTCVRCRPSMASGPVPGRLRTAADASE; encoded by the coding sequence GTGGTCGCCGAGATCACGACGCGGCCGAAACCTGCCCCGGCCGTCATCGCCTGGGCTCGCTCGGTTCCGTCTCCTGCCCTCTGGCTGAGCGTCATCACGGTCGCGGAGATCGGAGCAGGCATTGAAGGAACGCCTGATCCAGTGCGGCGTATCGCTTTCGAGCGGGCGCTCACGGACATCCGTCAGCAGTACCGAGACCGGATCGCCGCAGCAGGCGAGCGGGAGGCACTCGCCTACCTCGCTCTTCACCGGAGGCTCAAGAGTGCCGGAACCAGCCTCGATCCCCCCGATGCGCTGATCGCCGCCACCGCCCTGGCGAACGGCTGGACGCTGGTGAGGAACGCAGAAGGCCCCGGCCGGTTTCCCGGTCGGGGCCTTCAAGTGCCCGGTGAGGCACTGGCGGAGGATACGAGATTCGAACTCGTGAGGGGTTGCCCCCAACACGCTTTCCAAGTGTGTTGGCGGTGGTCAGGCCTCCACCCAAGGTCGTTCACCTGCGTTCGCTGCCGCCCGTCGATGGCGTCCGGGCCGGTTCCCGGACGGCTGCGAACCGCAGCGGACGCGAGTGAATGA
- a CDS encoding tetratricopeptide repeat protein, with amino-acid sequence MSTDDELSRLRIEAAGQRPIAAQHIRNAYTGDVLPAEALHKPEKVSAAPGTSNLPPAALCLGREEELARLRRILSSRHEGAITQSGTVHGLGGIGKSTLALHYAHRHRGDYALIWWINGASPDEIETSLTTLTHTLAPGWAATADRVAQVAWAMQWLAWHPEWLLIYDNVENPDDLTPYTGALHQGHHLATSRRTTGWPDSAPTLTLGNLGPDDATTLLCRLVFKDASPNARQRAEARALAFELGYFPLGIKQVGAYLAQNRGISFDAYRRRLDSKLAKTAHGSDAERTLARIWNVTLHALEKADPLAVELLHTAAWLAPDDISHSLLTPPGTDPDDIAEATGTLAAYSMVTDTGTTLSLHRMVQTVLRTPQHTNDSGSTRHLQGRDRAEQAILHSLTPPPGQNTPTEGQWDTLTPHLVTLAATKPPEHHNAPLTSAYETAGHRLHQQGHTARAIPLCEATLAQREQVLGETHPDTLTSRDNLASAYTSAGDLGRAIPLYEATLAQREQVQGETHPNTLTSRNNLAYAYKSAGDLGRAIPLYEATLAQREQVQGETHPDTLTSRNNLASAYYEAGDLGRAIPLYEATLAQREQVQGEDHPNTLTSRNNLASAYESAGDLGRAIPLYEATLAQREQVQGETHPNTLTSRNNLAYAYKSAGDLGRAIPLYEATLAQREQVQGETHPDTLTSRNNLASAYKSAGDLGRAIPLCEATLAQREQVLGETHPDTLTSRNNLACAYESAGDLGRAIPLYEATLAQREQVQGETHPDTLTSRNNLARARELAQTVQQLSTATTATDSGRQPPSETAERPV; translated from the coding sequence GTGAGCACCGACGACGAGCTGTCTCGGCTGCGGATCGAGGCGGCTGGGCAGAGGCCGATCGCCGCTCAGCACATCAGGAATGCCTACACCGGCGACGTGCTGCCCGCCGAGGCACTACACAAGCCGGAGAAGGTATCCGCTGCTCCGGGCACCTCCAACCTGCCGCCAGCCGCCCTCTGCCTGGGGCGGGAGGAGGAACTGGCCCGGCTGCGGCGCATCCTGAGCAGTCGGCACGAGGGTGCGATCACGCAGAGCGGGACGGTGCATGGTCTGGGCGGGATCGGCAAGAGCACGCTCGCTCTGCACTATGCCCACCGCCACCGCGGTGACTACGCTCTGATCTGGTGGATCAACGGCGCGTCCCCCGACGAGATCGAAACCTCCCTCACCACCCTCACCCACACCCTGGCGCCCGGCTGGGCCGCCACGGCCGATCGTGTGGCGCAGGTGGCGTGGGCGATGCAGTGGCTCGCATGGCATCCGGAGTGGCTACTGATCTATGACAATGTGGAGAACCCCGACGACCTCACCCCCTACACCGGCGCACTCCACCAAGGCCATCACCTCGCCACCAGCCGCCGCACCACTGGCTGGCCCGACAGCGCCCCCACCCTGACCCTGGGCAACCTCGGCCCTGACGACGCCACCACCCTGCTGTGCCGACTTGTTTTCAAAGACGCCAGCCCCAACGCACGCCAGCGGGCCGAAGCCCGCGCTCTTGCCTTCGAGTTGGGGTATTTCCCTCTGGGAATCAAACAGGTCGGCGCCTACCTGGCCCAGAACCGCGGCATCAGCTTCGACGCCTACCGCCGCCGCCTTGACTCCAAACTCGCCAAGACCGCCCACGGCAGCGACGCCGAACGCACCCTTGCCCGCATCTGGAACGTCACCCTCCACGCCTTGGAGAAGGCTGATCCGCTGGCTGTGGAATTACTGCACACCGCCGCCTGGCTCGCCCCTGATGACATCTCCCACAGCCTGCTCACCCCGCCCGGCACCGACCCGGACGACATCGCCGAAGCCACCGGAACCCTTGCCGCCTACAGCATGGTCACCGACACCGGCACCACGCTGAGCCTCCACCGCATGGTCCAGACCGTCCTACGCACCCCGCAGCACACCAACGACAGCGGGTCAACCCGGCACCTGCAAGGACGCGACCGCGCTGAACAAGCGATCCTCCACAGCCTGACCCCGCCGCCGGGCCAGAACACCCCCACCGAAGGCCAGTGGGACACCCTTACACCCCACCTCGTCACCCTCGCTGCCACCAAACCACCCGAACATCACAATGCACCACTCACCAGCGCGTACGAGACCGCCGGCCATCGGCTCCACCAGCAAGGCCACACGGCCCGCGCCATCCCGCTGTGCGAGGCGACCCTCGCCCAGCGTGAGCAGGTCCTAGGTGAGACCCACCCCGACACCCTGACCAGCCGCGACAACCTCGCCAGCGCCTACACGTCGGCGGGGGACCTGGGACGGGCCATCCCGCTGTACGAGGCGACCCTCGCCCAGCGTGAGCAGGTCCAAGGTGAGACCCACCCCAACACCCTGACCAGCCGCAACAACCTCGCCTACGCCTACAAATCAGCGGGGGACCTGGGACGGGCCATCCCGCTGTACGAGGCGACCCTCGCCCAGCGTGAGCAGGTCCAAGGCGAGACCCACCCCGACACCCTGACCAGCCGCAACAACCTCGCCAGCGCCTACTACGAGGCGGGGGATCTAGGACGGGCCATCCCGCTGTATGAGGCGACCCTCGCCCAGCGTGAGCAGGTCCAAGGCGAGGACCACCCCAACACCCTGACCAGCCGCAACAACCTCGCCAGCGCCTACGAGTCGGCGGGGGACCTCGGACGGGCCATCCCGCTGTACGAGGCGACCCTCGCCCAGCGTGAGCAGGTCCAAGGCGAGACCCACCCCAACACCCTGACCAGCCGCAACAACCTCGCCTACGCCTACAAATCAGCGGGGGACCTGGGACGGGCCATCCCGCTGTACGAGGCGACCCTCGCCCAGCGTGAGCAGGTCCAAGGCGAGACCCACCCCGACACCCTGACCAGCCGCAACAACCTCGCCAGCGCCTACAAGTCAGCGGGGGATCTAGGACGGGCCATCCCGCTGTGCGAGGCGACCCTCGCCCAGCGTGAGCAGGTCCTAGGTGAGACCCACCCCGACACCCTGACCAGCCGCAACAACCTCGCCTGCGCCTACGAGTCGGCGGGGGATCTAGGACGGGCCATCCCGCTGTACGAGGCGACCCTCGCCCAGCGTGAGCAGGTCCAAGGTGAGACCCACCCCGACACCCTGACCAGCCGCAACAACCTCGCCAGGGCCCGTGAACTCGCCCAGACCGTACAGCAACTAAGTACCGCAACCACAGCAACTGACTCCGGCCGACAACCCCCTTCAGAAACTGCCGAGCGACCTGTATGA
- a CDS encoding helix-turn-helix domain-containing protein, whose amino-acid sequence MARARRRLGWDQAQLAAAVERSVSWVSKVETGRLPLDRMSVLGQLAEALDVEVIELTGQPYRHDSSELDSGHAAIPGLRLALQQATMPGGALLLGGIEPPSLAEISVRVEAAERLRQDAKFTALGDVLPQILRDLIVACDVADGDDLSRAESLMLRASHMARVSSNLLGHHDLGWSAVQRELVAAERAESPALRAAARWDLCGVWLYEGEVAAARDMALRALDDLEPDLSTADENIRSLWGAMHLRAAVAWSRLWDRSEAESHLAEARRTAANLPADGNVFQTQFNAVNAEIHSVEVSLELGHPRDVLSRSEVVDVMHIASGERQSHFWVCTAAGQMMNGKAEAAAESILRADSVAPQHVRNRPVARNLVDDLRSANRNARTEEIRRLAGHMKLS is encoded by the coding sequence GTGGCACGGGCACGCCGCCGACTTGGCTGGGACCAAGCGCAGTTGGCAGCAGCGGTAGAGCGATCGGTTAGCTGGGTCTCGAAGGTGGAGACCGGACGGCTTCCGCTGGACCGCATGAGCGTCCTCGGGCAACTCGCCGAAGCCCTCGACGTTGAGGTCATCGAGCTGACGGGGCAGCCCTACCGCCACGACTCCTCGGAACTCGACTCGGGTCACGCGGCCATCCCCGGCCTTCGCCTCGCTCTCCAGCAGGCCACGATGCCCGGCGGTGCTCTCCTCCTCGGTGGCATCGAGCCCCCGTCGCTCGCAGAGATTTCCGTGCGCGTGGAAGCCGCCGAGCGACTCCGCCAGGACGCGAAGTTCACGGCTCTCGGTGATGTCCTCCCGCAGATCCTTCGCGACCTCATCGTTGCCTGTGACGTGGCGGACGGCGATGACCTCTCCCGCGCCGAGTCCCTGATGCTCCGAGCCAGCCACATGGCCCGCGTCTCCTCGAACCTGCTTGGTCATCACGACCTCGGTTGGAGTGCTGTCCAGCGCGAGCTTGTCGCGGCTGAGCGCGCGGAGTCGCCGGCGCTTAGGGCCGCTGCCCGCTGGGACCTCTGCGGGGTATGGCTCTACGAAGGGGAAGTGGCGGCAGCGCGGGACATGGCGCTCCGAGCCCTGGACGATCTCGAACCGGATCTCTCAACCGCTGACGAGAACATCCGCTCCTTGTGGGGCGCCATGCACCTCCGGGCCGCCGTGGCCTGGTCGCGTCTCTGGGATCGCTCCGAAGCTGAGTCCCACCTCGCCGAGGCGCGCCGGACAGCCGCCAACCTCCCCGCGGACGGCAACGTCTTCCAGACCCAGTTCAACGCGGTGAACGCGGAGATCCACAGTGTGGAAGTCAGCCTGGAACTCGGGCACCCGCGCGACGTGCTGTCCCGGTCCGAAGTGGTCGACGTCATGCACATCGCATCGGGTGAGAGGCAGTCTCACTTCTGGGTCTGCACGGCGGCCGGTCAGATGATGAACGGCAAGGCCGAGGCTGCGGCTGAGTCCATCCTCCGTGCCGACTCGGTCGCTCCTCAGCACGTACGCAACCGCCCAGTCGCCCGCAACTTGGTGGATGACCTGCGGTCTGCCAATCGGAACGCTCGCACGGAAGAGATCCGGCGCTTGGCCGGACACATGAAGCTCAGCTGA
- a CDS encoding GntR family transcriptional regulator, which produces MTVSPDDPRSAYAQVADDLRRQIASGALTACQRLDGNAKLAERYGVAAMTVRHALDILRDEGLIVSQQGRGTFVASDPPAVETEQAPTLANELAEIKAALELINSRLDRLEGHVADLP; this is translated from the coding sequence GTGACCGTGAGCCCAGATGATCCCCGAAGCGCCTACGCGCAGGTGGCCGACGACCTTCGACGGCAGATCGCGAGCGGAGCGCTGACGGCCTGCCAGCGGCTCGACGGGAACGCCAAACTGGCCGAGCGGTACGGCGTTGCAGCCATGACCGTTCGGCACGCGTTGGACATCCTTCGCGATGAGGGCTTGATCGTGAGCCAGCAGGGACGCGGGACCTTTGTCGCCAGCGACCCGCCCGCAGTCGAGACGGAGCAGGCCCCGACCCTCGCCAACGAGTTGGCGGAGATCAAGGCCGCGCTGGAGCTCATCAACTCGCGGCTCGACCGCCTCGAAGGGCACGTGGCCGATCTTCCGTGA
- a CDS encoding excisionase family DNA-binding protein encodes MNDPHDSTLVLLTVEEAARRLRIGRTTCFALVASGALESVTVGRLRRIPPDALPAYVARLRTAA; translated from the coding sequence GTGAACGACCCGCATGACTCCACACTCGTCCTGCTGACGGTCGAGGAGGCTGCTCGCCGCCTGCGCATCGGCCGTACGACGTGCTTCGCCCTCGTGGCCTCTGGGGCACTCGAATCGGTCACCGTGGGGCGTCTGCGGCGCATCCCGCCGGACGCGCTGCCCGCGTACGTCGCCAGACTCCGCACCGCGGCTTGA
- a CDS encoding DNA polymerase III subunit gamma and tau translates to MSSLALYRRYRPESFAEVIGQEHVTAPLMQALRNNRVNHAYLFSGPRGCGKTTSARILARCLNCEQGPTPTPCGECQSCQDLARNGPGSIDVIEIDAASHGGVDDARDLREKAFFGPASSRYKIYIIDEAHMVTSAGFNALLKVVEEPPEHLKFIFATTEPEKVIGTIRSRTHHYPFRLVPPGTLRDYLGEVCGREGATVEDGVLPLVVRAGAGSVRDSMSVMDQLLAGAGDDGVTYAMATSLLGYTEGSLLDSVIDAFAAGDGAAAFEVVDRVVEGGNDPRRFVADLLERLRDLVILAAVPDAGEKGLIDAPADVVERMQAQASVFGAAELSRAADLVNTGLTEMRGATSPRLQLELICARVLLPAAFDDERSFQARLDRLERSGAAAFAAAPAMGYVPGPEAHAMAPAGPGGGVAAARAAAGVQAPAAAPVPAPAPVAAPEPVRAPAQPAAPVQAAPAAPAAPAPAAPAPGAWPGAAQPGQGAPGAWPGAAAPAAPAAPAAGAWPSAAAPGQGAPAPAAAAPAAAPAPAAAAAPAPSPGMAAGVGQIQAMWPGVLEAVKNRRRFTWILLSQNAQVTGFDGTTLQLGFPNAGARDNFASSGSEDVLKAVLAEQFQVNWKIDAVVGGGSPAPLQTSSYGAPSAPAPAYSPPPPAQQAPAPQYQPQQQPPQQSAPAPQPPVQQAPPPVAPEDDFAEEDDPDLVESALTGHDLIVRELGATVVEEYTNE, encoded by the coding sequence GTGTCGTCCCTTGCGCTGTACCGCCGCTATCGCCCCGAGTCGTTCGCCGAGGTCATCGGTCAGGAGCATGTCACTGCACCGCTGATGCAGGCCCTGCGGAACAACCGGGTCAATCACGCGTACCTGTTCAGCGGGCCGCGCGGGTGTGGAAAGACCACCAGCGCGCGCATCCTCGCCCGGTGTCTGAACTGTGAGCAGGGTCCCACTCCGACCCCCTGCGGGGAGTGCCAGTCCTGCCAGGACCTCGCCAGGAACGGGCCGGGGTCCATCGACGTCATCGAGATCGACGCCGCCTCGCACGGTGGTGTGGACGATGCCCGTGACCTGCGCGAGAAGGCCTTCTTCGGGCCGGCGTCCAGCCGCTACAAGATCTACATCATCGACGAGGCACACATGGTCACCTCGGCGGGCTTCAACGCCCTGCTGAAGGTGGTCGAGGAGCCGCCGGAGCACCTCAAGTTCATCTTCGCCACCACCGAGCCGGAGAAGGTGATCGGGACCATCCGGTCCAGGACGCACCACTACCCCTTCCGGCTGGTGCCGCCCGGGACCCTGCGGGACTATCTGGGCGAGGTCTGCGGGCGGGAGGGCGCCACGGTCGAGGACGGCGTGCTGCCGCTCGTCGTGCGCGCCGGCGCCGGGTCCGTGCGTGACTCGATGTCCGTCATGGACCAGCTGCTCGCCGGTGCGGGTGATGACGGTGTGACGTATGCCATGGCGACCTCGCTGCTCGGATACACCGAGGGGTCCCTGCTCGATTCCGTCATCGACGCCTTCGCCGCCGGCGACGGGGCGGCCGCCTTCGAGGTCGTCGACCGCGTCGTCGAGGGCGGGAACGACCCGCGCCGGTTCGTCGCGGACCTGCTGGAGCGGCTGCGCGACCTGGTCATCCTGGCCGCCGTGCCCGACGCCGGGGAGAAGGGGCTGATCGACGCCCCCGCCGATGTCGTGGAGCGGATGCAGGCCCAGGCGTCCGTGTTCGGCGCCGCCGAGCTGTCCCGCGCCGCCGATCTGGTCAACACCGGGCTCACGGAGATGCGGGGCGCGACCTCGCCGCGGCTGCAGCTCGAGCTGATCTGCGCCCGGGTGCTGCTGCCCGCCGCCTTCGACGACGAGCGGTCCTTCCAGGCCCGGCTCGACCGGCTGGAGCGCAGCGGAGCCGCCGCCTTCGCGGCCGCGCCCGCCATGGGGTACGTACCCGGGCCCGAGGCGCACGCCATGGCGCCGGCCGGTCCCGGTGGGGGCGTCGCCGCCGCGCGCGCCGCCGCAGGTGTACAGGCCCCCGCCGCTGCCCCGGTGCCGGCGCCCGCGCCCGTCGCGGCTCCCGAGCCGGTACGGGCTCCCGCGCAGCCGGCGGCACCGGTTCAGGCCGCCCCCGCCGCTCCGGCCGCTCCCGCTCCCGCCGCCCCCGCGCCCGGGGCGTGGCCCGGGGCCGCGCAGCCCGGCCAGGGCGCCCCCGGTGCCTGGCCCGGAGCCGCGGCTCCCGCAGCCCCGGCGGCGCCTGCCGCGGGTGCCTGGCCGAGCGCGGCCGCTCCAGGTCAGGGCGCCCCCGCGCCCGCCGCCGCAGCCCCGGCCGCGGCCCCCGCACCGGCCGCCGCCGCGGCCCCCGCGCCCTCCCCCGGCATGGCCGCCGGCGTCGGGCAGATCCAGGCGATGTGGCCCGGCGTCCTGGAGGCCGTCAAGAACCGCCGCCGCTTCACCTGGATCCTGCTCAGCCAGAACGCCCAGGTCACCGGCTTCGACGGCACCACGCTCCAGCTGGGCTTCCCCAATGCCGGAGCCCGCGACAACTTCGCCAGCAGCGGCAGCGAGGACGTCCTCAAGGCGGTCCTGGCCGAGCAGTTCCAGGTCAACTGGAAGATCGACGCCGTCGTCGGCGGTGGCTCCCCGGCCCCGCTCCAGACGTCCTCGTACGGCGCCCCGTCCGCGCCCGCGCCCGCCTACAGCCCGCCGCCCCCGGCGCAGCAGGCCCCCGCGCCCCAGTACCAGCCGCAGCAGCAGCCGCCCCAGCAGTCTGCTCCCGCCCCGCAGCCCCCCGTACAGCAGGCGCCGCCGCCGGTCGCTCCCGAAGACGACTTCGCGGAGGAGGACGATCCCGACCTCGTCGAGAGCGCCCTGACCGGACACGACCTGATCGTGCGCGAGCTCGGAGCCACCGTTGTGGAGGAATACACGAATGAGTAG